One segment of Clostridium botulinum DNA contains the following:
- the infA gene encoding translation initiation factor IF-1 has product MSKDDVIEMQGTVLESLPNAMFQVELESGHKILAHISGKLRMNFIRILPGDKVTVELSPYDLTRGRITWRAK; this is encoded by the coding sequence ATGTCAAAAGATGATGTTATAGAAATGCAAGGTACAGTACTAGAATCTTTACCGAATGCCATGTTCCAAGTTGAACTTGAAAGCGGTCATAAAATTCTAGCACATATATCAGGAAAATTAAGAATGAACTTCATTAGAATTCTACCAGGCGATAAGGTTACAGTGGAGCTTTCTCCATATGACTTAACTAGAGGAAGAATTACATGGAGAGCAAAATAA
- the rpmJ gene encoding 50S ribosomal protein L36 has protein sequence MKVRPSVKPICEKCKVIKRKGRVMVICENPKHKQKQG, from the coding sequence ATGAAAGTAAGACCATCAGTTAAGCCTATTTGCGAAAAGTGCAAAGTAATAAAAAGAAAAGGAAGAGTAATGGTTATCTGTGAAAATCCTAAGCACAAGCAAAAACAAGGTTAA
- the rpsM gene encoding 30S ribosomal protein S13 translates to MARIAGVDLPREKRVEIALTYIYGIGLSTSQKILSTTGISPDARVKDLSEDEVNEIRTYINKNLMVEGDLRRDVALNIKRLVEIGSYRGIRHRRGLPVRGQKTKTNARTRKGPKKTMANKKK, encoded by the coding sequence ATGGCAAGAATAGCAGGTGTTGACCTACCAAGAGAAAAAAGAGTTGAAATTGCTTTAACTTATATCTATGGGATAGGTTTATCAACTTCACAAAAAATCTTATCTACAACAGGAATTAGTCCTGATGCTAGAGTAAAAGATTTATCAGAAGACGAAGTAAATGAAATCAGAACTTATATAAATAAGAACTTAATGGTTGAAGGTGACTTAAGAAGAGATGTTGCTTTAAACATTAAGAGATTAGTTGAAATAGGATCATACAGAGGAATAAGACACAGAAGAGGTCTTCCAGTTAGAGGTCAAAAGACTAAAACTAACGCTAGAACTAGAAAAGGTCCTAAGAAAACAATGGCTAATAAAAAGAAATAG
- the rpsK gene encoding 30S ribosomal protein S11, which yields MAQKVKKTRRRKERKNVEHGAAHIKSTFNNSIVTLTDAVGNALSWSSAGALGFRGSRKSTPFAAQMAAETAAKSAMEHGLKSIEVYVKGPGSGREAAIRSLQAAGLEVTLIKDVTPIPHNGCRPPKRRRV from the coding sequence ATGGCTCAAAAAGTTAAGAAAACTAGAAGAAGAAAAGAAAGAAAAAATGTTGAGCATGGCGCAGCGCACATAAAGTCAACTTTCAATAATTCAATAGTTACTTTAACAGATGCAGTAGGTAATGCTTTATCATGGTCAAGTGCAGGTGCACTAGGCTTTAGAGGATCAAGAAAAAGCACTCCATTTGCAGCTCAAATGGCAGCTGAAACAGCAGCTAAATCAGCTATGGAACATGGATTAAAAAGTATAGAAGTTTATGTAAAAGGTCCAGGTTCAGGAAGAGAAGCAGCTATAAGATCTTTACAAGCAGCTGGGTTAGAAGTAACTTTAATAAAAGATGTTACTCCAATTCCACATAATGGTTGTAGACCACCAAAGAGAAGAAGAGTTTAA
- the rpsD gene encoding 30S ribosomal protein S4: MARYTGATCRLCRREGMKLFLKGDRCFTDKCAFVRRSYAPGQHGASKKKMSNYGIQLREKQKARRIYGILEGQFRTYYEKAEHMKGITGENLLKLLEMRLDNVVYRLGYGASRNEARQLVTHGHFLVNGKKVDICSYHVSMNDVITVCEKSRSSEKFKTFVENPKTLPKWLEANVDNYEGKVVAEPSREDIDVPVNETLIVELYSK; the protein is encoded by the coding sequence ATGGCAAGATATACTGGAGCTACATGCAGACTATGTAGAAGAGAAGGTATGAAATTATTCCTTAAAGGGGATAGATGTTTTACAGATAAATGTGCTTTTGTTAGAAGAAGCTACGCACCAGGACAACATGGAGCAAGCAAGAAGAAAATGTCAAACTATGGCATTCAATTAAGAGAAAAACAAAAAGCAAGAAGAATATACGGAATTTTAGAAGGCCAATTCAGAACATACTATGAAAAGGCTGAACACATGAAGGGTATAACAGGTGAAAACCTACTTAAATTACTAGAAATGAGATTGGATAACGTAGTTTACAGACTAGGTTATGGTGCATCAAGAAATGAAGCTAGACAATTAGTTACTCATGGACATTTCTTAGTAAATGGTAAAAAGGTTGACATTTGTTCATATCATGTTTCAATGAATGATGTAATTACTGTATGCGAAAAAAGCAGATCAAGTGAAAAGTTTAAGACTTTCGTAGAAAATCCAAAAACTTTACCAAAATGGTTAGAAGCTAATGTTGATAACTATGAAGGAAAAGTTGTTGCAGAGCCATCAAGAGAAGATATAGATGTGCCTGTTAACGAAACACTTATTGTTGAGTTATATAGTAAATAA
- a CDS encoding DNA-directed RNA polymerase subunit alpha, producing MLEIEKPIIECIEASEDGTYGKYVVEPLERGYGITLGNALRRILLSSLPGVATSSVKIDGVLHEFSTVQGVKEDVTELILNIKSLALRMNGEGPKVIYIDAKGPGEVTGADIKTDGDVEVVNKDLHIATLDDNGRLYMELTVNRGRGYVTQNKNKSDELPISSIAIDSIYTPVKKVNFTVDNTRVGQITDYDKLTLEIWTNGTIKIDEAISLSAKILIEHFKLFMSLTNNTNDVEIMIEKEEDKKEKVLEMTVEELDLSVRSYNCLKRAGINTVQELATKSMDDMMKVRNLGKKSLEEVERKLKELGLCLKLNDE from the coding sequence ATGTTAGAAATCGAAAAGCCAATAATAGAATGTATCGAAGCTAGTGAAGACGGAACTTATGGAAAATACGTTGTTGAACCACTTGAAAGAGGATATGGTATTACATTAGGAAATGCCCTAAGAAGAATATTATTATCATCTCTTCCAGGAGTAGCAACTAGTTCTGTTAAGATCGATGGAGTTCTTCATGAGTTTTCTACTGTTCAAGGAGTTAAAGAGGATGTTACAGAATTAATTCTTAATATTAAATCTTTAGCTTTAAGAATGAATGGTGAAGGCCCTAAAGTTATCTATATTGATGCTAAAGGACCAGGAGAAGTTACTGGAGCAGATATAAAAACTGACGGAGATGTTGAAGTTGTTAATAAGGATTTACATATAGCAACTTTAGATGACAATGGAAGACTTTATATGGAATTAACAGTTAATAGAGGAAGAGGATATGTTACTCAAAATAAAAATAAGAGTGATGAATTACCTATTTCATCAATAGCTATTGATTCAATCTATACACCAGTAAAAAAAGTTAATTTTACAGTTGACAATACGAGAGTAGGTCAAATTACTGATTATGATAAATTAACTTTAGAAATATGGACTAATGGTACTATAAAGATTGATGAAGCTATAAGCTTATCAGCTAAAATCCTTATAGAACATTTTAAATTATTTATGTCATTAACTAATAACACTAATGATGTTGAAATAATGATAGAAAAAGAAGAAGATAAAAAAGAGAAAGTACTAGAAATGACTGTAGAAGAACTTGATTTATCAGTTAGATCATATAACTGTTTAAAGAGAGCTGGAATTAACACAGTACAAGAACTTGCTACTAAATCAATGGATGATATGATGAAAGTCAGAAATCTAGGAAAGAAATCTTTAGAAGAAGTTGAGAGAAAACTTAAAGAGTTAGGTTTATGCTTAAAACTAAACGATGAGTAA
- the rplQ gene encoding 50S ribosomal protein L17, translating to MAGYRKLGLPTDQRRAMLRNLVTSLLKHGKIETTVTRAKETRSIAEKMITLGKRGDLHARRQALAFIQEELVVKNLFDNVAPKYAERNGGYTRMYKKGPRRGDGAEVVILELV from the coding sequence ATGGCAGGTTATCGTAAGTTAGGTCTACCTACAGACCAAAGAAGAGCTATGCTAAGAAATCTTGTTACAAGTTTATTAAAACACGGCAAAATCGAAACAACTGTAACAAGAGCTAAGGAAACTAGATCTATTGCAGAAAAAATGATTACTCTTGGAAAAAGAGGAGATCTTCATGCAAGAAGACAGGCGTTAGCTTTCATACAAGAAGAATTAGTTGTTAAAAATTTATTTGATAACGTAGCTCCTAAATACGCTGAAAGAAATGGCGGATATACAAGAATGTATAAAAAGGGTCCTAGAAGAGGAGACGGAGCTGAAGTAGTAATACTTGAATTAGTATAA
- a CDS encoding energy-coupling factor transporter ATPase — protein MNQEMVNCTDVSFKYIRNEEGATEEKYALKNVNLKVKKGEFLVVLGHNGSGKSTIAKHMNALLSPSSGTVIVDSLNTSDENNLWEIRSRAGMVFQNPDNQLVATIVEEDVAFGPENLGVESKEIRKRVDDSLEKVGMSEYKRHAPHLLSGGQKQRIAIAGILAIQPKCIIFDEPTAMLDPSGRKDVLKTIKDINKNYGITIVLITHYMDEAAQADRIVVMDGGEVKMEGTPKEIFPQVEMMKNIGLDVPQVTELAYELRKAGIDIPKEILNVDEMVNAICQLK, from the coding sequence ATGAATCAGGAAATGGTTAATTGCACTGATGTATCCTTCAAATATATCAGAAATGAAGAAGGTGCAACAGAAGAAAAGTATGCACTTAAAAATGTTAACCTTAAAGTTAAAAAAGGAGAATTTTTAGTAGTATTAGGTCATAATGGATCAGGAAAATCAACTATAGCTAAACATATGAATGCATTACTTAGTCCAAGTAGTGGTACTGTAATTGTAGATAGTTTAAATACTAGTGACGAAAATAATTTATGGGAAATAAGATCTAGAGCTGGAATGGTTTTTCAAAATCCTGACAATCAATTAGTTGCAACGATTGTTGAAGAAGATGTAGCTTTTGGACCTGAAAATTTAGGGGTAGAATCAAAAGAAATAAGAAAAAGAGTAGATGATAGCTTAGAAAAGGTTGGAATGAGTGAGTATAAAAGACATGCACCACATCTTTTATCAGGCGGTCAAAAACAAAGAATTGCAATAGCAGGAATATTAGCAATTCAACCTAAATGTATAATTTTTGATGAGCCAACAGCTATGCTAGATCCATCTGGTAGAAAAGATGTTTTAAAAACTATAAAAGATATCAATAAGAATTATGGTATAACTATAGTTTTAATAACTCATTATATGGATGAAGCAGCTCAAGCCGATAGAATTGTAGTTATGGATGGCGGAGAAGTTAAAATGGAAGGAACACCTAAAGAAATTTTTCCACAAGTTGAAATGATGAAGAATATAGGATTAGATGTTCCACAAGTTACAGAATTAGCTTATGAACTTAGAAAAGCAGGAATAGATATTCCAAAAGAAATATTAAATGTAGATGAGATGGTGAATGCGATATGTCAATTAAAGTAG
- a CDS encoding energy-coupling factor transporter ATPase, giving the protein MSIKVENLTHIYMPKTPFEKVALDNVNIEIEDGEFVALIGHTGSGKSTFIQHLNGLLEATSGTILVDGLDITKKQINLTHVRKKVGLVFQYPEYQIFEETIAKDIAFGPKNLGLTDDEIKIRVIESMKMVGLDYDTYKDQSPFDLSGGQKRRVAIAGVIAMKPTTLILDEPTAGLDPKGRDDILEQISKLHKEYNMTIILVSHSMEDVAKIAERIIVMNHGKVELQGKPSEVFKEVDKLEKIGLGVPQVTYLVRELRKKGFEISDDIFTIDGAKEELLRILKQKN; this is encoded by the coding sequence ATGTCAATTAAAGTAGAAAATTTAACACATATATATATGCCTAAAACACCTTTTGAAAAAGTTGCTTTGGATAATGTCAATATAGAAATAGAAGATGGAGAATTTGTAGCACTAATTGGACATACGGGTTCTGGAAAATCTACTTTCATTCAACATTTAAATGGTTTATTAGAAGCTACAAGTGGAACTATACTTGTTGATGGACTTGATATAACAAAAAAACAAATAAATCTAACTCATGTAAGAAAAAAAGTTGGACTTGTGTTTCAATATCCAGAATATCAAATATTTGAAGAAACTATAGCTAAAGATATCGCTTTTGGACCTAAGAATTTAGGATTAACTGATGATGAAATAAAAATTAGAGTCATTGAATCTATGAAAATGGTAGGATTGGATTATGATACGTATAAAGATCAATCCCCATTTGATTTAAGTGGAGGACAAAAAAGAAGAGTAGCTATAGCAGGCGTTATTGCAATGAAGCCAACCACGTTGATATTGGATGAACCAACAGCTGGATTAGATCCTAAAGGAAGAGATGACATATTAGAACAAATTTCTAAACTTCATAAAGAATATAATATGACTATTATATTAGTTAGTCATAGTATGGAAGATGTAGCTAAGATAGCTGAAAGAATAATTGTTATGAATCACGGTAAGGTTGAATTACAAGGTAAACCTTCAGAAGTATTTAAAGAAGTAGATAAATTAGAAAAGATAGGATTAGGAGTTCCTCAAGTTACATATTTAGTAAGAGAACTTAGAAAAAAGGGTTTTGAAATATCAGATGATATTTTTACGATAGACGGTGCTAAAGAGGAATTGCTAAGAATTTTGAAACAAAAAAATTAA
- a CDS encoding energy-coupling factor transporter transmembrane component T family protein, producing MLKDITIGQYIPGESFIHKLDPRTKIMISILFIVCLFIINKFVGYTFVFLFLASIILIAKIPLRFIFNGLKPVFLLIALTAILNVFMIKGTPETLIFKVGFLSVYVEGLRLAGFMALRLIFLIVGTSILTLTTSPIELTDGIEKLIRPIGKEMAHELAMMMTIALRFIPTLMDETDKIMKAQKARGADFESGNIINKAKSLVPLLVPLFISSFRRADELAMAMEARGYRGGAGRTRMKVLKFTSKDTIAFVVFSLLILWSVAVRFIL from the coding sequence ATGTTAAAGGATATTACTATAGGACAATATATACCAGGAGAATCTTTTATTCATAAATTAGATCCAAGAACTAAAATAATGATATCAATACTTTTTATTGTATGTTTATTCATAATAAATAAATTTGTTGGATATACTTTTGTATTTTTATTTTTAGCATCAATAATATTAATTGCAAAAATTCCATTAAGGTTTATTTTTAATGGATTAAAGCCGGTATTTTTATTGATTGCATTAACTGCTATTTTGAATGTTTTTATGATTAAAGGTACTCCAGAAACATTAATATTTAAAGTGGGATTTTTATCTGTATATGTAGAAGGTCTTAGATTAGCAGGATTTATGGCATTAAGATTGATATTTTTAATAGTTGGAACATCAATTCTAACATTGACTACATCACCTATAGAATTAACTGATGGAATAGAAAAGTTAATAAGGCCTATAGGAAAAGAAATGGCACATGAACTTGCTATGATGATGACAATTGCATTAAGATTCATTCCAACACTTATGGATGAAACAGACAAAATAATGAAAGCGCAAAAAGCTAGAGGTGCTGATTTTGAATCTGGAAATATAATAAATAAAGCTAAAAGCTTAGTTCCATTATTAGTTCCGTTATTTATAAGTTCTTTTAGAAGGGCAGATGAATTAGCTATGGCTATGGAAGCTAGAGGATATAGAGGCGGAGCCGGAAGAACAAGAATGAAGGTGTTGAAGTTTACATCTAAGGATACGATAGCATTTGTTGTATTTTCATTACTTATCTTATGGAGCGTAGCTGTTAGATTTATTTTATAA
- the truA gene encoding tRNA pseudouridine(38-40) synthase TruA — protein MRNIKLIIEFDGTNFCGWQRQVKDRTVQGCLENAILKITGEKSLTNGSSRTDGGVHAKAMVANFITNSSIPGEKFREALNTKLPDDISIIKSEEVDMEFHARYSSKGKMYSYTIVNRYEKLAFGKQYLHHVRKELNVEDMKKACEYFLGKHDFKAFMSPGSSAKTTVRTITDFYIEENKNVIRIFISADGFLYNMVRIIVGTLINVGTGKTKLQDVNNIINDGIRKNAGMCVPPNGLVLEKVFY, from the coding sequence ATGAGAAATATAAAATTAATAATTGAATTTGATGGTACAAACTTTTGTGGGTGGCAAAGGCAAGTTAAAGACAGGACTGTACAAGGTTGTTTGGAAAATGCTATTTTAAAAATCACAGGAGAAAAGAGTTTAACTAATGGAAGCTCTAGGACTGATGGTGGAGTTCATGCTAAGGCTATGGTAGCAAACTTCATTACTAATAGCAGTATACCAGGAGAGAAGTTTAGAGAGGCCTTAAATACTAAATTACCAGATGACATTTCAATAATAAAATCTGAAGAAGTAGATATGGAGTTTCATGCACGATATTCGTCTAAAGGAAAGATGTACTCTTATACTATTGTTAATAGATATGAAAAGTTAGCTTTTGGAAAACAATATTTACATCATGTTAGAAAAGAATTAAATGTAGAAGATATGAAAAAGGCATGTGAATATTTTTTGGGTAAGCATGATTTTAAAGCTTTTATGTCTCCAGGTAGTTCGGCGAAAACAACAGTTAGAACTATAACTGATTTTTACATAGAAGAAAATAAAAATGTTATTAGAATCTTTATAAGTGCTGATGGCTTTTTATATAATATGGTAAGAATAATAGTAGGTACATTAATTAATGTTGGAACAGGAAAAACAAAACTTCAAGATGTTAACAATATAATAAATGATGGAATTAGGAAGAATGCAGGAATGTGTGTACCACCTAATGGTTTAGTTTTAGAAAAAGTTTTTTATTAA
- the rplM gene encoding 50S ribosomal protein L13, protein MKSYIAKAQEVERKWYVVDAAGKPLGRVASQVASILRGKNKPTFTPNVDCGDFVIVINAEEVALTGKKLDQKMLRKHSFYPGGLKETPYREVLAKKPEFAFEEAVRRMLPKGVLGRQMLKKLKVYRGAEHDHAAQKPEVLELKY, encoded by the coding sequence ATGAAATCATACATTGCGAAAGCACAAGAAGTTGAAAGAAAATGGTATGTTGTTGATGCTGCTGGTAAGCCACTAGGAAGAGTTGCTAGCCAAGTTGCTTCAATTTTAAGAGGAAAAAATAAACCAACATTTACACCAAATGTTGATTGCGGAGATTTCGTTATAGTAATCAATGCAGAAGAGGTGGCTTTAACTGGTAAGAAGTTAGACCAAAAAATGTTAAGAAAGCATAGTTTTTATCCAGGTGGATTAAAGGAAACTCCTTATAGAGAAGTATTAGCTAAGAAGCCTGAATTCGCTTTTGAAGAAGCTGTAAGAAGAATGCTTCCAAAGGGAGTATTAGGAAGACAAATGCTAAAGAAATTAAAAGTATACAGAGGTGCTGAACATGATCACGCAGCTCAAAAACCAGAAGTACTAGAATTAAAGTACTAA
- the rpsI gene encoding 30S ribosomal protein S9 — protein MAKVQYMGTGRRKKSVARVRLVPGNGKVTINKREIETFFGLETLRVIVNQPLVLTGTKDKFDVLVNVHGGGFTGQAGAIRHGITRALVKSDETLRPELKKAGFLTRDPRMKERKKYGLKKARRAPQFSKR, from the coding sequence ATGGCAAAAGTTCAATACATGGGTACTGGAAGAAGAAAGAAATCAGTTGCAAGAGTTAGACTTGTACCAGGAAACGGTAAAGTTACTATAAATAAAAGAGAAATCGAAACATTCTTTGGTTTAGAAACTTTAAGAGTAATAGTTAACCAACCATTAGTTTTAACTGGAACTAAAGATAAGTTTGATGTTTTAGTAAATGTTCACGGTGGTGGATTTACAGGTCAAGCAGGAGCTATCAGACATGGTATAACTAGAGCATTAGTTAAATCTGATGAAACTCTAAGACCAGAATTAAAGAAGGCTGGATTCCTAACTAGAGATCCTAGAATGAAGGAAAGAAAGAAATACGGTCTTAAGAAAGCAAGAAGAGCTCCACAATTCTCAAAGAGATAG
- a CDS encoding Na/Pi cotransporter family protein, giving the protein MVIIKLMGGLGLFIYGMKLMGDGLENAAGDGLKKILEKVTSNPMSAVLIGAVVTAVIQSSSATTVMVVGFVNAGLMNLAQAAGIIMGANIGTTITAQLVSFKLDQIAPLFVFIGAAMVMFARGKKRKDIGNIILGFGILFTGMGIMSASMKPLTSAPLFSDFIVSIGNNWFIGVIAGAAITAILQSSSATTGILVALATANAIDITIALPIIFGCNIGTCITAMIASVGTNKTAHKAAMLHLIFNITGTVIFLPFLGILGRFVTTTSPDVSRQIANAHTVFNLANTAILLPLNKYIIVLINKLIPGEDEIEKKGPKYIDNRLLETPVIAAGQVIKETIRMANKARKNLELSMKSFIDNDDTLVKQVYENEEIINILEESITAYLVKLSKCDLSDKEKGIVASTFHVIIDIERIGDHARNIAELANQKIHKKLKYSEEAMGELYDIYNTTVEALEIAIDSYASRDSEKAKTIIEVERKIDTYQKTYRDKHIKRLYEEKCNAYAGAIFLDLVNNFERIGDHSTNIAESVIENYK; this is encoded by the coding sequence ATGGTTATAATAAAATTAATGGGTGGCTTAGGCTTATTTATTTATGGTATGAAATTAATGGGCGACGGGTTAGAAAATGCAGCAGGAGATGGTCTTAAAAAGATTCTTGAAAAAGTAACAAGTAATCCAATGTCAGCTGTTCTTATTGGAGCGGTGGTTACAGCTGTAATTCAAAGTAGTAGTGCTACTACTGTTATGGTAGTTGGATTCGTTAATGCAGGACTTATGAATTTAGCTCAAGCAGCAGGAATAATTATGGGAGCTAACATAGGAACAACAATAACAGCTCAATTGGTATCATTTAAATTAGATCAAATAGCACCACTATTCGTATTTATTGGAGCTGCTATGGTTATGTTTGCAAGAGGGAAGAAAAGAAAAGATATTGGAAACATAATTTTAGGATTTGGTATATTATTTACTGGAATGGGCATAATGAGTGCTTCAATGAAGCCATTAACAAGTGCTCCGCTGTTTTCAGATTTTATAGTATCTATAGGAAATAACTGGTTTATAGGTGTCATTGCAGGAGCTGCAATAACAGCAATACTTCAGAGTTCATCAGCAACAACAGGAATATTAGTAGCATTAGCTACTGCAAATGCTATAGATATAACAATAGCTTTACCTATTATATTTGGATGTAATATAGGAACATGTATAACAGCCATGATTGCAAGTGTAGGAACTAATAAAACAGCACACAAAGCGGCCATGTTACACTTAATATTTAATATTACAGGTACAGTGATATTTTTACCGTTTTTAGGAATACTTGGAAGGTTTGTCACAACAACTAGTCCTGACGTAAGTAGACAAATTGCTAATGCTCATACTGTTTTTAACTTAGCAAATACAGCAATATTATTACCACTTAATAAATATATAATAGTACTTATAAATAAATTAATACCGGGTGAAGATGAGATAGAGAAAAAAGGTCCTAAATACATAGATAATAGACTTTTAGAAACTCCTGTTATTGCAGCAGGACAAGTCATAAAGGAAACTATAAGAATGGCTAATAAAGCTAGAAAAAATTTAGAATTATCTATGAAATCATTTATTGATAATGATGATACATTAGTTAAGCAAGTGTATGAAAATGAAGAGATAATAAATATTTTGGAAGAAAGCATAACAGCATATTTAGTTAAACTTTCAAAGTGTGATTTATCAGATAAAGAAAAAGGTATAGTAGCATCTACTTTTCATGTAATTATAGATATTGAAAGAATAGGTGATCATGCTAGAAACATTGCAGAATTAGCTAATCAAAAAATACATAAAAAACTTAAATATAGTGAAGAAGCTATGGGTGAATTATACGATATATATAATACTACAGTTGAAGCATTGGAAATTGCAATTGATTCATATGCTTCAAGAGATTCTGAAAAAGCAAAAACTATTATTGAAGTTGAAAGAAAAATAGATACTTATCAAAAAACTTATAGAGATAAGCATATAAAAAGACTTTATGAAGAAAAGTGTAATGCATATGCAGGAGCTATTTTCTTAGATTTAGTTAATAATTTTGAGCGTATAGGAGATCATTCGACTAATATTGCTGAAAGTGTAATAGAAAATTATAAATAA
- the cwlD gene encoding N-acetylmuramoyl-L-alanine amidase CwlD codes for MNMKRVLSIFCIIFLILGIPTSVLAEENKSKHVIVIDPGHGGIDGGAQSKNGTVEKDINLSISLKLKNQLEELGYSVYLTRENDSELDKKKVNDLNARCNMKKEKNCEVFISIHQNMFPQPKCFGAQVWYSNNEKSKVLADNIQNSLKTNIDDGNKRVAKAAKDQYRILRDGYDGACVLVECGFLSNNKEEENLKSDEHQEKITKSILDAVNLYFENTNK; via the coding sequence ATGAATATGAAAAGAGTTTTATCGATATTTTGTATAATATTTCTTATACTTGGAATACCAACAAGCGTATTAGCTGAAGAAAATAAATCAAAACATGTAATTGTAATAGACCCAGGGCATGGTGGTATAGATGGGGGCGCACAATCTAAAAATGGTACTGTTGAAAAAGATATAAACTTATCTATAAGTTTGAAATTAAAGAATCAATTAGAGGAGTTAGGGTATAGTGTTTATTTAACAAGGGAAAATGATTCTGAATTAGATAAAAAGAAAGTAAATGATTTAAATGCTAGATGTAATATGAAAAAAGAAAAAAACTGTGAAGTATTTATATCTATTCACCAAAATATGTTTCCACAACCTAAATGCTTTGGTGCACAAGTGTGGTATTCAAACAATGAAAAGAGTAAAGTTTTAGCTGATAATATACAAAATTCATTAAAAACTAATATAGATGACGGAAATAAAAGAGTTGCTAAAGCTGCAAAAGATCAATATAGAATATTAAGAGATGGTTATGATGGAGCATGCGTATTAGTGGAATGTGGTTTCTTGTCTAATAATAAAGAGGAAGAAAATCTAAAAAGTGATGAGCATCAAGAAAAAATAACTAAGAGCATTTTAGATGCTGTTAATTTATATTTTGAAAACACTAATAAATAA
- a CDS encoding fumarate hydratase, with translation MRDINVNCIIDAVKELCIKANYFLGEDIRQALEESKDKETWNLAEDILEKIIINSEIANKENMPMCQDTGMACVFVELGQDVHLIGGNLNEAINEGVRRGYEEGFLRKSVVNDPLTRINTKDNTPAIIYYDIVPGDQVKITVAPKGFGSENMSKIAMLKPSDGVDGVKAFILDVIRQAGPNPCPPMVIGIGIGGTFDKAAYLAKKALLRPINIKNNDEYYRELEIELLEKINELGIGPQGFGGKTTALGLNIETYPTHIAGLPVAVNINCHATRHKEIII, from the coding sequence ATGAGAGATATTAATGTAAATTGCATTATAGATGCAGTAAAAGAATTATGTATTAAAGCAAATTATTTTCTAGGTGAAGATATAAGACAAGCATTAGAAGAGTCTAAAGATAAGGAAACTTGGAATTTAGCAGAGGATATCTTAGAAAAGATAATTATAAATTCAGAAATAGCAAATAAAGAGAATATGCCTATGTGTCAAGATACTGGAATGGCATGTGTTTTTGTGGAATTGGGTCAAGATGTTCATTTAATTGGAGGTAATTTAAATGAAGCTATTAATGAAGGGGTAAGAAGAGGATATGAAGAAGGATTTTTAAGAAAATCAGTAGTAAATGATCCATTAACAAGAATTAATACAAAGGATAATACTCCAGCTATAATTTATTATGATATAGTACCTGGAGATCAAGTTAAAATAACAGTTGCACCAAAAGGATTTGGATCTGAGAATATGAGTAAAATAGCTATGTTAAAACCATCAGATGGAGTAGACGGTGTTAAAGCGTTTATACTAGATGTTATTAGGCAAGCAGGTCCTAATCCATGTCCACCTATGGTGATTGGTATTGGAATAGGAGGAACCTTTGATAAGGCTGCTTATTTAGCTAAAAAAGCATTATTGAGACCTATAAATATAAAAAATAATGATGAATATTATAGGGAGCTGGAAATTGAACTATTAGAAAAAATAAATGAATTAGGAATAGGACCTCAAGGGTTTGGTGGAAAAACTACAGCACTTGGATTAAATATAGAAACATATCCAACTCATATTGCAGGGCTTCCAGTTGCAGTAAATATAAATTGTCATGCAACAAGGCACAAAGAAATAATAATATAG